The DNA segment GGCCTCGACGATGCCCAGCGCCGAGAGGCGGAGGGTCGCGGAGACGACGTCGCCGTGCCCGGTCTCGAGGGCGGTCTCGCGGCGGAGCAGCGGGGCGGCGTCCAGGGCGGCGGCGGGCGCCGTGAAGCGGGCGGTCCAGTCGGTCATCATCGTCCTTCTGTCAGAAGTGGTCGGGGTGGTCGGAGTGTCAGGGGTGGTCGTGGGCGGTCGGCCGGTGGCGCGGGGCGCCCGGCGCGGAGGAGGAGCGGACGCGCAGCACGGGAGTGAGCTGGAAGTGCACCGGCTCGGTCCGGCCCTCGAGGCGCTCGAGCAGGAGGCGCACGGCGCGGTCGCCGAGCTCCTCGCCCGACTGGTCGACGGTCGTCAGCGAGATCCCGGGGTGCCCGGCGACCTCGATGTCGTCGTAGCCGACGATCGCGACGTCGGCCGCGGTGAGCCCGAGCTCGTCGCGCGCCCAGAGCGCGTCGAGGGCGAGCGCGTCGTTGCCGGCGAAGACGGCCGTCGGCCGGTCGGGCGAGCGGAGGAGCTCGAGCGAGCGCTCGTAGGCGTCGAGGCGCTCCGTGCCGAGGTGGACGACCTGCAGCTCGTCCGCGAGACCCGCCGACGCCATCCGCTCGCGGTACCGGACGAGGCGCACGGAGTGCGGCGCTGCGGCCACCCGGCTGGTGATGTCGTCGCTGATGGTGAGGTGCGCGATGCGGCGGTGCCCGAGCTCCAGCAGGTGATCGAGGACGAGGTCGGTCCCCGCGACGTCGTCGTTGGTGACGGTGTCGTAGCCGGTGGAGTCGTCGTGCCGGCCGAGCATCACGATCGGCGTGCGGGCGGCCAGCCGCTCGAGCCAGGCGGGCTCGACCATCGGCGAGACGGCGATCATCCCGTCGACCTGGCGGTCGAAGAGCGCCTCGATCGCGCGGAAGCCCTCGCCGGAGTCGCTCTGCGCCGGAGCGACGATCAGCTGGTAGCGGCTGCCCTCGAGCGCGGCGGAGGCGCCGGTGACGATGCGGTTGAAGAAGGAGTTGCCGAGCGAGGGCACCTCGACGCCGATGGTGAAGCTGGCACCGCGCATGGCGCGAGCCGCGACGCTCGGCCGGTAGTCGAGCTCCTCGATCGCGGCGGTGACCCGCTCGCGCATCGAGGCGCTGACGCCGTAGGCGTTGCGGATGACCTTGGAGACCGCAGCTCGCGAGACGCCGGCGTGCAGCGCGACGTCCTGGATGGTCGCGGGGCCGGTGTGGCCGGTCTCGATCGAGCTCATCATCGCCTCCTCGCGCTGCCTGTCGTGCCGTGCGTGCCGTGGCGGACGCGCCCCGATCGGGGCCTCCGCGAACGCCACTGTAACGGTTCATTCTCGATCGTGTAGATCGATCCACGAATTTGCCCGATTTCGTTGACACGTTTCACGACACGGACGTAGGTTCTCCCTGCGTCGCCCCGCAGCCCGGCCTTCCGAACGGTCCGGCGAGCAGGACGACAGCCCCCGGGCACCCCCGCAACGAAGAAGTTGTCCCTACATGGAGGTAGTGATGTCGACCCGACAGAACCGGCGAGCAGTGCTCGCCCTCGGCGCAGGAGGAGCGGCTCTCGCTCTCGCGCTCACCGGCTGCAGCACCGGAGGAGGAGGAGGCGATTCCGCCGACGGCTCCACGCTGAGCGTGCTCATCGACAACCAGACGGCGACCGTCGAGCTCTGGGACGCGCTGAAGACGAAGTTCGAGGAGGAGAACGACGGCATCACCCTCGACATCGAGACCCGGCCGCAGGGCAGCGAGGGCGACAACCTCGTCAAGACGCGCCTCGCGACCGGCGAGATGAACGACGTCTTCGCCTACAACTCGGGCTCGCTCTTCCAGGCGCTGAACCCCGACCAGAACCTCGCGCCGCTCTCGGACGAGGCGTGGGTCGACTCGCTCGACGAGGGCTTCCGCACCGTGGTCTCGACCGACTCGGACCTCTACGGCATCCCGCTCGGCCAGGCGATGGGCGGCGCGGTCCTCTACAACAAGGACGTCTACAGCTCGCTCGGCCTGACCGTGCCGAAGACCTGGGACGAGTTCATCGCGAACAGCGAGAAGATCAAGGCCGCCGGCGACGTCGCGCCGATCATCCAGACCTACGGCGACACCTGGACCTCGCAGCTCTTCGTGCTCGGCGACTTCGCCAACGTGCTGGAGCAGGACCCGGAGTGGGCCGAGCAGTACACGGCCAACGAGGCCAAGTACGTCGACGAGCCGGCGCTGGCCGGCTTCGAGCACCTCCAGCAGGTCGCCGAGTCGGGCCTGGTGAACGAGGACTACGCCTCCGCCACCTACGACGACGGCGTCCGCATGGTCGCGACCGGCGAGGGCGCGCAGTACCCGATGCTGACCTTCGCGGCCGGCCCGCTGATCCAGAACTACCCGGACTCGCTCGACAAGGTCGGCCTCTTCCCGCTGCCCGGCGAGTCGGCCGACTCCAACCCGCTGACCGTCTGGCAGCCCAACGCGGTCTACGTGCCCAAGTCGACCGAGGGCGCGAAGCTCGAGAGCGCCAAGAAGCTGATGGCCTTCCTGGTCACCCCCGAGAGCTGCGACATCCAGAGCGAGATCGCGGCGCCCCAGGGTCCGTTCGTGATCGACGGCTGCACGCTGCCCGACGATGTGCCCGCCCTCGTGTCGGACATGCAGCCCTACTTCGACAGCGGTGACACGGGCCTCGCGCTCGAGTTCCTCTCGCCGATCAAGGGACCGGCGCTCGAGCAGATCACCGTCGCCGTCGGCTCGGGCATCACGCCCGCCGCGGAGGGTGCTCAGCAGTACGACGACGACGTCACGAAGCAGGCCAAGCAGCTCGGCCTCGACGGCTGGTGAGCCTCGGGGGCCGGGAGCGGAGGCAGCCCCTCCGCACCCGGCCCCTTCCCCCGGGCGCACCGCCCTCCCACCCCTCCCCCGGCCGATCGACGGAGATCTGATGACCGCAACGATGGAGAAGCGCCCGGCCCGGCGCTCCGAACCCTCCCGCTCCCCCGAGCCGCCGAAACGGCGCAAGGCCATGAAGAGCCCGTACCCGACGTGGTTCTACCTCCCGGCCGGCGTCTTCTACGTGGTCCTGTTCCTCGTCCCGACGGTCGCCTCCCTCTACTTCTCCCTCACTCGCTGGACGCTCTTCGACTCGACCTTCATCGGCTTCGAGAACTTCGTCGAGTTCTTCCAGGACCCGGCGCTGACGACCGGCTTCGTCAACACCTTCATCTACGCGGCGATCACCTCGGGCCTGAAGATCGTGCTCGGCATGGCGCTCGGCGTGCTGCTGAGCTCGCAGATCATCGGCCGCGGCTTCCTCCGCAGCGTGGTGTTCTTCCCGGTGCTGGTGTCGACGATCGGCATCGGCATCACCTTCAAGGTGCTGCTCGACCCCTTCGACGGCCTGATCAACCAGGGCCTCGCGACGATCGGCCTCGCCGGCCCGGGCTGGCTCACCGACCCGCAGTGGGCGCTCTTCTCGGTCGCGCTCGTCGACGTCTGGAAGGGCGTCGGACTCGCGACGCTCATCTACATCGCCGGCATCGTCGCGATCCCGCAGGACTACTTCGAGGCCGCCCGCGTCGACGGCGCCGGCGCCTGGCACAACTTCCGGCACATCACGCTGCCGCTGCTGCGCCCCGCCACCGTGACGGTGATCCTGCTCTCGCTGATCGGGGGGCTGCGCTCGTTCGACCTGATCTGGGCGATGACCAAGGGCGGGCCCGGCTTCACCAGCGACGTGGTCGCCTCGGTCATCTACAAGCAGTACCAGGCCGGCTTCTACGGCCTCTCGACCGCCGGCAACGTCATCCTCTTCCTCGTCGTCGCAGCGCTGATCTTCCCGCTGTCGGCCTGGCTCAACCGGAAGGACAAGGAGCTGTGACCACCACGCCGCTCACGCCCGCCCCGCTCTCGCCGACCCCGCTCCAGGACGACCCGCTGCGCGCGAAGGTGCGCCAGCGCGGCGTCGGCCGCGGCTCCCGGACCTGGCGCTACGGCGGCGGGATCCTCGCGATCGTCCTCGCCGTCCTCGTCTTCATCGTCCCCTTCCTCTTCATCGTGCTCACCGCCGCGAAGACGCAGCAGGAGTCGTCGCTGCTCGGCTTCACCCTGCCGACGCAGTGGGTGTTCCTCGAGAACCTGCAGGAGGTGGTCTCGGCCCGGAACTTCGTGCTGCTGCGGGCCTTCGCGAACAGCGCGATCCTGACGATCGTCTCCGTCACGGTGATGGTGGTCCTCGCCGCGATGGTCGGCTACGTCCTCCAGCGCCGCCGCTCGAAGTGGAACCCGCTCGTCAACGGCTTCGTCCTGGCCGGCCTGATCATCCCGCCCGCCGTCGTCCCGACGATCTGGGTCCTGCAGGGCCTCGAGCTCTTCAAGACGCTGCCCGGCCTGATCGCGGTGCACGTCGCGTTCGGCCTCTCCTTCTGCATCCTCCTGTTCCGCGCCTTCGTCTCGACCATCCCCCGCGAGCTGGACGAGGCGGCGACCATCGACGGCGCCGGCCCCTTCCGCCTGTTCTTCACCGTGGTGCTGCCGCTGCTGAAGCCGGTGATCGTGACGGTGATCGTCGTCCAGGCCGTGACGGTCTTCAACGACTTCACCTACGCGCTGTACTTCCTCCCCGGCGACGACAACGCGACCGTGCAGCTCACGCTCTACAACTTCTCCTCGCAGTCGGTGTCGTCGTGGAACCTCCTCTTCATGGACGTGCTGCTGATCACCATCCCGCCGCTGGTGATGTACATCTTCTTCAACCGCCAGATCGTCGCCGGCATGACGTCCGGAGCGGTCAAGGGCTGAGCGGGGCCGTCGGGCCGCCGGGCCGCCGGGCTGTTCCGGAGCCGCCGTCGAACTCCTCCCGTTCCACCGGGAGAGGTTCGGCGGCGGTTCCGTCGTGGGGCGTGAAGCGGCTCGACATCGAAGGTCGAGTTTCGAAGTCCGGCCTTCACCCTTTCCGTCGTGAAGCGGTGTCCTCCCGCAGAGCCCTGTTGTCATATTCGTATGCTGCATCTCGCGCCAGTTGCATCACTGGGTGATGAGCATCGAGGCGGTCGCTCAGCGCCGCAGAAGGACCCGTCCACCAGCGGAGCCGGCAGGACGAGCGACCGGCAGACGTCCGTACTGGCGCTGGTCGCGCGTCCTTCGAGGCGGCGCTCACACACACCCGCCGCGGGAGCCCTCTCTCCGAGCCGGAGCGCTCGGCCTCCACGGCCGGGCGGGGCGGATGCCCGTCGAGCGCCATGGCGATGGGACCAGCCGTTCGACCCTCCTACTCTTCATCGTCAACCGCAGAGCGCGGAACCGAACGGTCTTCTCACGCTCGAAGACGTCGGTCTGAAGTCACGAAGGAGTGCACAGAATGGTCATGCGAACGAAGTCGACAATCCATCCGACCATCGTCGTGTCGAGCCGGGTGAGTGATCATCGATGCTGTCGGCGATCCGGCAGGGGAAGTGACCGGCGTGGCCGCGCTCAAGGCGGCCTGCTGTGACTCGCAAGAGCGAAACGGGCGTCTCGACTGCGCTTGTCGCCTTCACGACCGGCACTGTGTTCGTCTTCATCGCCGCCGCCGAGAACCGCCCCGTGTGGTGGAACGTCCTCATGGCGACGACGTTGCTCCTGACGGGATACAGCGCTTTCGTCGACTTCCGCCGGCGCGGGCGGTAGACGGAGAGCCGGAGCATCGGCTCAGGACGGCGGCTCGTCCTCGCTGATCATGTTCAGCAGGGGGACGTTCTTCACGTTCTCCGCTGCCGCCGAGGACGAGCCGACGTGGTGGATCGTCCTCGCCGCGATCGGCCTCCTCGGAACCGGTATCGGCGCTTTCGCTGATCTTCATCGGCGGGGACGCTGGGCGTCGCACGACGACATCACCGATCGACGCCCGAGCCGGAAGATCACGGCCCGCGCGGCCCTCGGTCCTCGCCCGTCGGGTGTTCCCCCGGCGGGCGCCGCTCGGTCCAGCGGGCGAGGTCCGACGGGGGCTCGGTCGTGGGGAGGTCCCGGGGGCCGACGAGTCGGCGCAGCCGGGCCGGTCGGCGCGAGCGGGTCAGCGCCGTGTGCCAGCGGACGTCGACCACCGCGCGCTGCAGCGGGTCGATCGGCTGCAGGACGCCGTCGATCCGCTCCTCGATGCGCACGAGCGGCGGGCGCACGAGGTGCAGGCGCCGGCCCGGTTCGCGCTCCGGATCGGCGCGGCCGGCCCGGGTGCGGAGCTGCTGCTCCAGCTGCTCGGGATCGCGGGCCGACCAGGCGCTGACCGTGACCCGGCCGTCGGGCAGGTCGAAGCGCTCGGTGATGCGCAGGGGCAGCTCGTCGTGGGGGTGGGTCATCGTTCGTGCCTTTCCGAGGGAGGGTCGTGCCGAGCCGGATCAGCGCCGGAGGACGTGGCGTGGGGCCTGTGCCGGGACGGTGGTCAGCCCCATCGGGAGGAAAGTACTGCTGGCCCTCCGCACGGCAGAGGGCCACGGGAGCGAACTGTGGAGAGCTCCGCGATCCGCACCGTTGGGGAGGAGTGGCGTCTCCTGCGCCGGACCGCGACGATGCACGGGATCCGTGGCACGCTCGTGGAGACCGAAAGGCCGTGATGACCACCGCACCTCCCCCCGCTCCGACTCCCTCTCCCGCTCCGCTCGCCGGCGTCCGCGTCCTCGAGCTGGGCAACTTCATCGCCGCCCCCACCGCGGGCCGCCTGCTCGCCGACTTCGGCGCCGACGTGATCAAGGTCGAGCGCCCCGGCACGGGCGACGAGCTGCGCAAGTGGCGGCTGCACCCCGGCTCGACGACATCGATGCTCTTCCACACCCTCAACCGCAGCAAGCGCTCGGTCGCGCTCGATCTGCGCACGGAGGAGGGCCGTGACGCCGTCCGCGGACTCGCCGCCGAGTGCGACGTCGTCCTGGAGAACTTCCGCCCGGGGACCCTCGAGCGCTGGGGCATCGGACCGGACGTGCTGAACGAGGCGAACCCCGAGCTGGTCATCGGCCGCATCTCCGCGTTCGGCCAGACCGGGCCGCTCTCCAGCCGGCCGGGCTTCGCGGCGGTCGCCGAGGCGATGGGCGGCTTCCGCGAGCTGGTCGGCGACCCGGACCGCCCACCCGTCCGCGTCGGCGTCTCGATCGGCGATTCCATCGCCGGCCTCTACGCCGGCTACGGGGTGATGATGGCGCTCTTCCAGCGCGAGACCCGCCGCGCCGCCGGGCTCGGTCCGGCACCGCTGGTCGAGCGGGTGATCGACGTCGCCCTGAACGAGGCGATGTTCTCGATGATGGAGTCGCTCATCCCCGACTACCAGGCGCACGGCATCGTCCGCGAGCGCGTCGGCGGCCGGATGGAGGGCATCGCGCCGACGAACGCCTACGTCTGCGGCGACGGCTCGAGCATCGTCGTCGCGGCCAACGGCGACGCGATCTTCCAGCGGCTGATGGCGATCATCGACCGCGCCGACCTGGCCGAGGACCCGGACCTGCTCACCAACGACGGCCGCTGGCGCCGCCGCGACGAGCTCGACGCCGCGATCGGCGCCTGGACCGCCACGACGACCTCGGACGCGGCGCTCGCGATCCTCGACGAACGCGGCGTCCCCTCCGGCCCGATCCTCACCGCCGCCGACATCAGCACGAACGAGCAGTACGCGGCCCGCGGCATGATCCAGAAGTTCGACGTCGACACGGGCGCCGGGATCATCGAGGGCGTCGGCTTCCCCGGCATCGTCCCGGTGCTCGGCGACCGCTCGCTCCCCATCCGCACGCTCGCGCCCGCGCTGGGCCACGACACCGAGGAGGTCCTGGCGATGCTCGGACGGAAGCCGATCGACGACGCAGCGGCGGCGGAGACGCGATGACCGGCGCCGACCGCACCGTCCGGCTGCGCGACGTCACCCTCCGCGACGGACTGCAGCTGACCGGCAAGCTCCTCTCGACCGAGCGCAAGGTCGAGCTGGTCCGGGCGCTCCTCGCGGCGGGCGTCCCCGAGCTGGAGATCGGCTCGCTCGCCCGGGGCGATCTCGTGCCGCCGATGGCCAACACGCTCGAGGTCGTCGCGGCGCTGACCGCCGAGGAGCTCGAGCACTGCTGGGTCTGGGTGGCGACCCCGCGCCACATCGAGCGAGCAGCGGCGGCCGGTGCGCGCAACTTCCAGTACTGCTTCTCGGCCTCCGACTCCCACAACCGCGCCAACATCGGGCGGAGCACCGAGGCGAGCCTCGACGCGATGCCCGAAGCCGTCGCCCTCGCGCACGCGGTCGGCGGACGCATCCAGCTCTGCATCGCCACCTCCTTCACCTGCCCCTTCGAGGGCCCGGTGCCCGAGGAGCGGGTGCTCGCGATCGCGAACGACCCCCGCGCGGCCGGCGCTGAGGACGTCGTCATCTGCGACACCCTCGGCCAGGCCCATCCCGAGCAGGTGTTCTCGCTCGTCTCCCGGGTCGCCGCCGAGACGCCGCCGCGCGAGATCGTCTTCCACGGGCACGACACCTGGGGCGCCGGCGTGGTCAACGCGCTGACCGCCGTCCGCGCCGGCGCGACCGTCGTCGACGGCGCGCTCGGCGGGCTGGGCGGCTGCCCGTTCGCACCCGGCGCGAGCGGCAACACCGCCACCGAGGACCTCGTCTTCGCGATGCGCCCCGACTGGCTCGACACCGAGCGCTTCGCCGCGCTCGTCCGCCAGTCCGAGCGGCTGCTCGCCGACGTCGAGGAGCCGAACCGCTCGAAGGCCCGCCAGGGCGCCCGCTCGAAGGCCGAGGCCTTCCCCTGGGTGGTCGCGGACGCGACGGCCTGAGGCCGGGCCTGCCGGCGGATCCACTTGGAAGAGCTGCCCGCAGCCTTTGCTGGTCGAGTAGCCCCGCAGTGGCGCATCGAGACCCGCCGTCACCAGCAGGGCGGGTCTGCAGACTCAGGTGCTGACGGTGGTGGATCTCGATACGCCCGCTCCGCGGGCTACTCGATCAGCATGAGAAGGTGCCGCTGCGCGTGCTCTTCCATGAGCCGGTACTCGCCGGTTCATGCTGGTCGAGTAGCCCCGAAGGGGCGTATCGAGACCGACCGTTCGTCGAAGGGCGGGCGTCGAGGCTCGTCTCCCCAGGAGGGTCGATCTCGATACGCCAACTGCGCGGGCTACTCGATCACCATCTGGCGGGCCGCTCCGCGCAGAGTTCGCGGAGCGATCGGCGGCCGAGGGCGGGCGGTCAGGCCGGGACGCGCTCGCGCGGGACACGGGGCTTCGCGGCCGAGGTGAGGAGCGAGGCGAGGGCGACCAGCACGAGGACGACGGCCATCGCGCCGCGGAGGCCGAAGTGCTCGCCGAGGAAGCCGAGCAGGGGCGGGCCGACGAGGAAGGCGATGTAGCCGGCGGTCGCGACGGCGGCGACGGCGGAGGTCGGGTCCTCGCTCTCGCCCGCGGCGGAGAGCGTGACCGGGAAGCCGAGGGCCGCGCCCAGGCCCCAGAGGACGACGGCTGCGCCGGCCACGACGGCGTTGTCGGCGAAGACGACGATGCCGATCCCGACCGCCGAGACGAGGGTGCTCGCCAGCAGCACGGTCGCCTTGCCGAAGCGGGCCAGCAGCGGGGTGCCGAGGAAGCGGCCGACGGTCATCGCCGCGGCGAAGGCGGTGAACACCACGGTGCCGACGGTGGCGGAGACGCCGTGGCCGTCGACCATGAGCAGCGGCAGCCAGTCGGTCGCCGAGCCCTCGGCCAGCGCCAGGGCGAGCACGATCAGGCCGAGCATCAGCACGCGCGGCTGCTGCCAGACCGGCGTCGAGCGGACCTTCTCGCGGGGAGCGCCCTCGACGGCGCGCTCCACTCGCCCGGTCTCAACGGGGATGGACCGGATGACGGTGACCAGGAGCGCGAGCGCGACGACCGCGACTCCGACGAGCTGCCAGACCACGGGGAAGTCGATCGCCGTGAGGCCGATGCCCGCGACCGCGCCGGTGACGGTGCCGAGACTGTAGAAGCCGTGCAGCGCGGGGAGGACCGAGCGGCCCGTGAGCGTCTCCAGCGCCGCTCCCTCCACGTTGAGCGCGATCTCGGAGATGCCGATCCCGAAGCCGACGAGGGCGAGGCCGGCGGCGACGCCGAACGGGGTGGAGAGCTCGGCGAAGACGCCGGTCAGCGCGATGCCGGTGACGAAGGAGGCGCCGCCGATCACGACGGTGAAGCGCACCCCCTGCCGGCGGACCACGGCGGCGGAGGACAGGACTCCGCTCATCGAGCCGACCGAGAGGCCCAGCAGGACGAGGCCCATCTCCGCGGTCGAGGCCGCGAGCAGGTCGCGGACCGCCGGGGTCCGCACGACCCAGGAGGCCATCCCGATGCCGAAGACGAGCATGAAGGCCGAGATGGCCAGGCGGCGCTTCGCGGCGGAGACGGGGCGGGACGGCATGACTACGACGCTATCGCCCGGGGGTGGACGGCAGGCGCCGCAGGACGGACGGGGCGCCCGTCAAGCTCCCCCGTCGGCACGCGGGCCGCGGCTAGCGTCGAGGAGGGCCGGTGCCGCGGAACGACGGCGCCCCGCCCGCTCGACGACCCCGGAGGACCCCATGCCCGACCAGTACACCTTCACGAACCCCGCCACGCAGTACCCGAACGTCACGCCGCCGGTGCAGCAGCAGCCCGAGCCCGGCCTCCAGTCGCGGATGACCCCTGTCCCGGACCTCGGCGAGGACAGCTACCGCGGCACCGGCCGCCTCACCGGGAGGCGCGCGCTGATCACGGGCGCCGACTCCGGCATCGGTGCGGCGGTCGCGATCGCCTTCGCCCGCGAGGGCGCGGACATCGCGCTCGCCTACCTCCCCGACGAGGAGGAGGACGCCCAGCACGTCGTCGAGCTGATCCGCGCGGCCGGCCGCACCGCCGTGACGATCCCGGGCGACCTGACCGACGCGCAGTACTGCCGGGACCTGGTCGCGAAGGCCGTCGAGGGGCTCGGCGGCCTCGACACGGTCGTCAACGTCGCAGGCAAGCAGGTCTGGCAGGACGACGTGCTCGAGCTCAGCGACGAGCAGTTCGAGACGACCTTCGCGATCAACGTCTTCGCGCCGTTCCGCATCATCAAGGCGGCGCTCCCGCACCTCCCCGCGGGCTCCACCATCATCAACACGGCCTCGGCCGAGGCGCACAAGCCCGCGCCCGACCGCCTCGACTACGCGATGACCAAGGGCGCGATCAACAACCTGTCGAAGGGGCTCGCTCAGCAGCTCGCGTCGAAGGGCATCCGGGTGAACGTCGTCGCGCCGGGGCCGACCTGGTCGGTGCTGCAGGTGACCGCGGGCGTCGACCCGGAGAGCCTCCCCGAGTTCGGCTCGAGCGAGGCGCCGATGGGCCGCGCGGCGCAGCCGGCTGAGCAGGCGCCCGCCTACGTCTTCCTCGCGTCGGCGGAGTCGAGCTACGTGGTCGGCGAGACGCTGAACGTCAACGGCGGGATGGTCTCGCCGTAGCCGGTGCCGCCGGGTCGGCGCCCGCCCTCTACCGTGGAGGCATGAGGACGAGGCGCCGGCTCCTGCCCGTGGTGGCGGGCGTGCTGCTCGTCGTGAGCGGGATCGTCGTGTCGGCCGCCACTCCGCGCGAGGTGTCGTTCGGCTGGTTCGCGTACGCGCCGCTCTCGGAGACGATGTTCTCGCCCGTCGGGACGATGGTCGTCCCTCCCGGCCTGGCGACCGCCGCCGCGCTGATCATGCTCGGCCTGCTCGTGCTGGCGTTCTGCGCGGGCTGGCTGCTCGCCCGACGGCACCCGCGGACCGCGAGTGGAGCATCGGGACAGGGCTCCTGACGCCTCGGTCCGCGCGCCCGCGCTGTGACGCGGTGACGATGCGGCGCGAGTCGGCGACGGACCTCCGGCTCGCGGAACGCGGTTCGGCTCGCTGAATCGGGCGGATCCCACGAGCCGGAGCTGATTCCGCGAGCCGGAGCTGGACGTCGGCGGTGGCGCTCGCGACGTTCGGCACGTGGATCCGGGTCCGGCTCGTGGGATCGGCCGGTTCTCACGAGCCGAGGCTGTTCCTGCGAGCCGAGGCCGGTGCGGTGGACCTCCGGCACGTGGAAAGAGGCTCGGCTCGCCGGATCGAGTCGATTCCACGAGCCGGAGGTGACTCCGCGAGCCGGAGCCGACTCCGCGAGCCGGAGCAGATCCCAGAAGCCGAAGCTGACTCCGTGAGCCGCCGCGGAGCAGGAGACCCTCACGCGAACGGACCCGAAACGGGCCCTGTGCCTGGAGGGGAGCCCGATTTCCGTCCATTCGCACGCGGCTCCGACTGCGAACGGACCCGAACCGGGCGCTGCGCCCGGAGCGGAGCCCGATCCCCGTCCGGTCGCGCGCCGGGAAACGGGCCTCGCGTGGAGGCCAGGGCCCGTTCCGCGTCCGGTCGCGGAGCCGCCCCCGGGAACCGGCCCGCCGCTAGGGTGAGCGCACCCGCCGCCGCCGCGATCCCCGCGCGACCGGGACACCCCGAGAGGCGGCCGCCGTGGTCCCCGACATCAACCCATGGGCGGTCGGACTGGCCACCCTGTCGACGATGCTCGTCGGCTCGATCTGGTACACCCCGAAGGTCTTCGGCACGCTCTGGATGCGGCTGGCCGGCATCAGCCGGGAGCAGATGAGCAGCCGCAGCGCGGTCGTCCCGGTCCTCGTCACCGTCGTGGTCAGCCTGGTCACCGCGCTCGTCCTGGCCGGCTGCGTCGACATCGCGCACGCCTTCTACGGCGGCAGCTGGTTCGCGAACTCGGTGATCACCGGGCTGTTCCTCTTCGTCGGCTTCACCGCCGCGCGGATGATCACCCACGACGCCTTCGAGGGCCGGCCGGCCAAGCTGACGATCCTGAACATCACGCACGAGCTCGTCACGATCCTCGTGATGGCCGTGATCATCGGTCTGCTGCCCGCCTGACGCCGGGTCGACACCGGCGCCGGCAGGGTCAGCCCTCCGGCAGCTCGGCGAACGTGCGCTTGGCGCCGTTGTACCAGCCCATCGACTGCACCGGGTGGCGCCAGCGGTTCTTCATGTCGTTGCGCGCCTCCTCGTGGACGGCGTCGCCGCCCTTCACCGCGTCGCGCAGGTGCCGGTCCTGCAGGTTGATGACGACGTCGGCCGAGTCGCCGCGGTGCTCGAGATCGCAGGGTCCGCCGAGCTGGCGGCAGGTCATGGTCTTCATCGGGTGCTCCTTCTGTCGGGGCCCGG comes from the Rathayibacter festucae DSM 15932 genome and includes:
- a CDS encoding LacI family DNA-binding transcriptional regulator, yielding MSSIETGHTGPATIQDVALHAGVSRAAVSKVIRNAYGVSASMRERVTAAIEELDYRPSVAARAMRGASFTIGVEVPSLGNSFFNRIVTGASAALEGSRYQLIVAPAQSDSGEGFRAIEALFDRQVDGMIAVSPMVEPAWLERLAARTPIVMLGRHDDSTGYDTVTNDDVAGTDLVLDHLLELGHRRIAHLTISDDITSRVAAAPHSVRLVRYRERMASAGLADELQVVHLGTERLDAYERSLELLRSPDRPTAVFAGNDALALDALWARDELGLTAADVAIVGYDDIEVAGHPGISLTTVDQSGEELGDRAVRLLLERLEGRTEPVHFQLTPVLRVRSSSAPGAPRHRPTAHDHP
- a CDS encoding ABC transporter substrate-binding protein, whose protein sequence is MSTRQNRRAVLALGAGGAALALALTGCSTGGGGGDSADGSTLSVLIDNQTATVELWDALKTKFEEENDGITLDIETRPQGSEGDNLVKTRLATGEMNDVFAYNSGSLFQALNPDQNLAPLSDEAWVDSLDEGFRTVVSTDSDLYGIPLGQAMGGAVLYNKDVYSSLGLTVPKTWDEFIANSEKIKAAGDVAPIIQTYGDTWTSQLFVLGDFANVLEQDPEWAEQYTANEAKYVDEPALAGFEHLQQVAESGLVNEDYASATYDDGVRMVATGEGAQYPMLTFAAGPLIQNYPDSLDKVGLFPLPGESADSNPLTVWQPNAVYVPKSTEGAKLESAKKLMAFLVTPESCDIQSEIAAPQGPFVIDGCTLPDDVPALVSDMQPYFDSGDTGLALEFLSPIKGPALEQITVAVGSGITPAAEGAQQYDDDVTKQAKQLGLDGW
- a CDS encoding carbohydrate ABC transporter permease, with the protein product MTATMEKRPARRSEPSRSPEPPKRRKAMKSPYPTWFYLPAGVFYVVLFLVPTVASLYFSLTRWTLFDSTFIGFENFVEFFQDPALTTGFVNTFIYAAITSGLKIVLGMALGVLLSSQIIGRGFLRSVVFFPVLVSTIGIGITFKVLLDPFDGLINQGLATIGLAGPGWLTDPQWALFSVALVDVWKGVGLATLIYIAGIVAIPQDYFEAARVDGAGAWHNFRHITLPLLRPATVTVILLSLIGGLRSFDLIWAMTKGGPGFTSDVVASVIYKQYQAGFYGLSTAGNVILFLVVAALIFPLSAWLNRKDKEL
- a CDS encoding carbohydrate ABC transporter permease, with the protein product MLAIVLAVLVFIVPFLFIVLTAAKTQQESSLLGFTLPTQWVFLENLQEVVSARNFVLLRAFANSAILTIVSVTVMVVLAAMVGYVLQRRRSKWNPLVNGFVLAGLIIPPAVVPTIWVLQGLELFKTLPGLIAVHVAFGLSFCILLFRAFVSTIPRELDEAATIDGAGPFRLFFTVVLPLLKPVIVTVIVVQAVTVFNDFTYALYFLPGDDNATVQLTLYNFSSQSVSSWNLLFMDVLLITIPPLVMYIFFNRQIVAGMTSGAVKG
- a CDS encoding CaiB/BaiF CoA transferase family protein, whose protein sequence is MTTAPPPAPTPSPAPLAGVRVLELGNFIAAPTAGRLLADFGADVIKVERPGTGDELRKWRLHPGSTTSMLFHTLNRSKRSVALDLRTEEGRDAVRGLAAECDVVLENFRPGTLERWGIGPDVLNEANPELVIGRISAFGQTGPLSSRPGFAAVAEAMGGFRELVGDPDRPPVRVGVSIGDSIAGLYAGYGVMMALFQRETRRAAGLGPAPLVERVIDVALNEAMFSMMESLIPDYQAHGIVRERVGGRMEGIAPTNAYVCGDGSSIVVAANGDAIFQRLMAIIDRADLAEDPDLLTNDGRWRRRDELDAAIGAWTATTTSDAALAILDERGVPSGPILTAADISTNEQYAARGMIQKFDVDTGAGIIEGVGFPGIVPVLGDRSLPIRTLAPALGHDTEEVLAMLGRKPIDDAAAAETR
- a CDS encoding hydroxymethylglutaryl-CoA lyase, encoding MTGADRTVRLRDVTLRDGLQLTGKLLSTERKVELVRALLAAGVPELEIGSLARGDLVPPMANTLEVVAALTAEELEHCWVWVATPRHIERAAAAGARNFQYCFSASDSHNRANIGRSTEASLDAMPEAVALAHAVGGRIQLCIATSFTCPFEGPVPEERVLAIANDPRAAGAEDVVICDTLGQAHPEQVFSLVSRVAAETPPREIVFHGHDTWGAGVVNALTAVRAGATVVDGALGGLGGCPFAPGASGNTATEDLVFAMRPDWLDTERFAALVRQSERLLADVEEPNRSKARQGARSKAEAFPWVVADATA
- a CDS encoding MFS transporter; the protein is MPSRPVSAAKRRLAISAFMLVFGIGMASWVVRTPAVRDLLAASTAEMGLVLLGLSVGSMSGVLSSAAVVRRQGVRFTVVIGGASFVTGIALTGVFAELSTPFGVAAGLALVGFGIGISEIALNVEGAALETLTGRSVLPALHGFYSLGTVTGAVAGIGLTAIDFPVVWQLVGVAVVALALLVTVIRSIPVETGRVERAVEGAPREKVRSTPVWQQPRVLMLGLIVLALALAEGSATDWLPLLMVDGHGVSATVGTVVFTAFAAAMTVGRFLGTPLLARFGKATVLLASTLVSAVGIGIVVFADNAVVAGAAVVLWGLGAALGFPVTLSAAGESEDPTSAVAAVATAGYIAFLVGPPLLGFLGEHFGLRGAMAVVLVLVALASLLTSAAKPRVPRERVPA